A genomic stretch from Spiroplasma endosymbiont of Clivina fossor includes:
- the eno gene encoding phosphopyruvate hydratase → MSRITDVRAIEVLDSRGNPTIQVEVWSEFGYGKALVPSGASTGELEALELRDNDEKRYMGKGVLKAVANINKTIREEVVGMDVTNQLLVDQVMIKLDGTDNKEKLGANAILGVSIAVMRAGADEVGLPLYQYIGGINSRKLPVPMLNIINGGEHADNTIDFQEFMIMPVSAPDFKEAIRMAAEVFHTLKKILHDAGDTTSVGDEGGFAPNLDNEGALDVIVKAIETAGYKAGTDIKIAMDCASSELYDKERKIYVFKKLSKKSGKVVEKTTDEMISYLEQLVNKYPIISIEDGLSEHDWDGFVKLTEKLGNKVQIMGDDIFVTNPKITKEGIEKQAANSILIKVNQIGTMSETIATIQMAQKANWTAVVSHRSGETEDTTIADLAVALNTGQIKTGSMSRTDRIAKYNRLLTIAEELGVTGEYDGMDTFYNLTKKT, encoded by the coding sequence ATGTCAAGAATTACAGATGTAAGAGCAATAGAAGTTTTAGATTCTCGTGGTAATCCCACAATTCAAGTGGAAGTATGAAGTGAATTTGGTTATGGTAAAGCCTTGGTTCCATCAGGGGCATCAACAGGTGAATTAGAAGCTTTAGAATTAAGAGATAACGATGAAAAGCGATATATGGGTAAAGGTGTTTTAAAAGCTGTTGCTAATATTAATAAAACGATTCGTGAAGAAGTAGTAGGAATGGATGTTACTAATCAACTTTTAGTTGATCAAGTGATGATTAAATTAGATGGTACAGATAATAAAGAAAAATTAGGGGCTAATGCGATTTTAGGAGTATCAATCGCAGTTATGCGTGCAGGTGCTGATGAAGTAGGTTTACCATTATATCAATATATTGGTGGTATTAATTCTAGAAAATTACCAGTACCAATGTTAAACATTATTAATGGTGGAGAACATGCAGACAACACCATTGATTTTCAAGAGTTTATGATTATGCCGGTTAGTGCTCCTGATTTTAAAGAAGCAATTAGAATGGCAGCAGAAGTATTTCATACTTTAAAGAAAATTTTACACGATGCTGGTGATACTACTTCTGTTGGTGATGAAGGTGGATTTGCTCCAAATTTAGATAATGAAGGTGCATTAGATGTTATTGTTAAAGCAATTGAAACAGCAGGATATAAAGCTGGTACGGATATTAAAATTGCAATGGATTGTGCTTCTAGTGAACTATATGATAAAGAACGAAAAATTTATGTCTTTAAAAAACTAAGCAAAAAAAGTGGCAAAGTTGTTGAAAAAACTACTGATGAAATGATTTCGTATTTAGAACAGTTAGTTAACAAATATCCGATTATTTCTATTGAAGATGGATTATCAGAGCATGATTGAGATGGTTTTGTTAAATTAACAGAAAAATTAGGTAATAAAGTCCAAATTATGGGAGATGATATTTTTGTAACTAATCCTAAAATAACAAAAGAAGGTATTGAAAAGCAAGCTGCTAACTCAATTTTAATTAAAGTAAATCAAATTGGAACAATGAGTGAAACGATTGCAACGATTCAAATGGCTCAAAAAGCTAATTGAACAGCAGTTGTATCACATCGTTCAGGTGAAACTGAGGATACAACTATTGCTGATTTAGCGGTTGCTTTAAACACTGGACAAATTAAAACTGGTTCAATGTCAAGAACCGATCGGATTGCCAAATATAATCGTCTCTTAACGATTGCAGAGGAATTAGGTGTTACTGGTGAATATGATGGAATGGACACATTTTATAACTTAACAAAGAAAACTTAA
- a CDS encoding transposase family protein, which translates to MLDKYKDENEFYSLIGIKYKTFMKMVEILKEGEAKQKQIGGRPNKLSIEQRLLMTLEYWKEYSTYRIIAKKYNISHVSCIRNIFWVENTLIKNSHFHIPGKKILLENKGTTNNLLAIDATEIPIERIKKN; encoded by the coding sequence ATGTTAGATAAATACAAAGACGAAAACGAATTTTATAGTTTAATAGGCATAAAATATAAAACTTTCATGAAAATGGTAGAAATTTTAAAAGAAGGTGAAGCTAAACAAAAACAAATTGGTGGTAGACCAAATAAATTATCAATAGAGCAAAGATTACTTATGACTTTAGAATACTGAAAAGAATATAGTACATATCGTATTATTGCAAAAAAATATAATATTAGTCATGTTAGTTGTATTCGTAATATCTTTTGAGTTGAAAATACTCTAATAAAAAATAGTCACTTTCATATACCTGGCAAAAAGATATTATTAGAAAATAAAGGTACTACTAATAATTTATTAGCAATTGATGCTACAGAAATTCCAATTGAAAGAATTAAAAAAAACTAA
- a CDS encoding transposase family protein has protein sequence MFSGKKRQHSLKSQIIIDLFNNKIISVDFCYGSTHDYKLFLKSNTLINPKLELIADSGYQGLQNVHKNTLLPIKKSKNNPLNPDKKEYNSFLSKVRIVIEHVFARLKRFKILVYRYRNKIRRFGLRFNLISGIYNFELS, from the coding sequence TTATTTTCTGGTAAGAAAAGGCAACATTCATTAAAATCGCAAATAATTATTGATTTATTTAACAATAAAATTATTTCAGTAGATTTTTGTTATGGCAGTACTCATGATTATAAGTTATTTTTAAAATCAAATACACTTATAAATCCAAAATTAGAATTAATTGCCGATTCAGGATATCAAGGTTTGCAAAATGTTCATAAAAATACATTATTGCCAATTAAAAAGAGTAAAAATAATCCTTTAAATCCAGATAAAAAGGAATATAATAGCTTTTTAAGTAAAGTTAGAATTGTCATTGAACATGTTTTTGCTAGATTAAAAAGATTTAAAATACTAGTTTATCGTTATCGCAATAAGATTAGAAGATTTGGATTACGATTTAACTTAATTTCAGGAATATATAATTTTGAATTAAGCTAG
- the pfkA gene encoding 6-phosphofructokinase — protein MAKLMKKVAILTSGGDAPGMNNTVAQIIKKAIANNILPYIVRDGYEGLTQGWIEETNEDFARKIVNRGGTAIGTSRYPEFAKEEVRQRAINNLKQLEINNLIVIGGDGSYQGANKLVAMGLNCIGLPGTIDNDVVSSDFTIGFDTALNTVIEAIDRVRDTNESHNRCGIIEVMGRYCGDIAMLAGIGSGVEIISTSENKLTEEEIIQQTKKCYEKKYRSVIILVTEKLYDVHQLAKEVEKGSGYVTRATVLGHIQRGGMPTAMDRYLATILGTKAIKQLIAGNTGICIGLSGNGLQSYSFTKALAMKRK, from the coding sequence ATGGCAAAATTGATGAAAAAAGTTGCGATATTAACTTCTGGTGGCGATGCTCCAGGAATGAACAATACGGTGGCGCAAATAATTAAAAAAGCAATAGCAAATAATATCCTGCCTTACATTGTTAGGGATGGTTATGAAGGTTTAACACAAGGTTGAATTGAAGAAACTAATGAAGACTTTGCAAGAAAAATTGTTAATCGTGGGGGAACAGCGATTGGTACTTCGCGTTATCCTGAATTTGCAAAGGAAGAAGTAAGACAACGAGCGATTAATAATTTAAAACAATTAGAAATTAATAATTTAATTGTTATTGGTGGTGATGGTAGTTATCAAGGTGCTAATAAATTAGTAGCAATGGGATTAAATTGTATTGGTTTGCCAGGAACAATAGATAATGATGTTGTATCAAGTGATTTTACTATTGGTTTTGATACGGCATTAAATACCGTTATTGAAGCAATTGACCGTGTTCGCGATACTAATGAATCTCATAATCGTTGTGGAATTATTGAAGTTATGGGTCGTTATTGTGGAGATATTGCGATGCTGGCGGGAATTGGTAGTGGTGTGGAAATTATTAGTACATCAGAAAATAAATTGACAGAAGAAGAAATTATTCAGCAAACTAAAAAATGTTATGAAAAAAAATATCGTTCGGTAATTATTCTTGTAACGGAAAAACTGTATGATGTTCATCAATTGGCGAAAGAAGTTGAAAAAGGTAGTGGTTATGTTACGCGAGCAACAGTCTTAGGACATATTCAAAGAGGCGGTATGCCAACAGCAATGGATCGCTATTTAGCAACAATTTTAGGAACTAAAGCTATTAAACAATTAATTGCTGGCAATACAGGGATTTGTATTGGATTAAGTGGAAATGGTTTACAAAGTTATTCTTTTACTAAAGCATTAGCAATGAAACGAAAATAG
- a CDS encoding transposase family protein gives MKTQVIIEKDSKKIISSDFSYGKNHDFKILKDSKIKFLPETTVLVDLGYQGIQKINHNVLIPKRKSKKNPLNKEEKQNNERISKMRIVIENVFAILKKFKIISEKYRNRRKRFALRFNLIASIYNLQLLV, from the coding sequence ATAAAAACACAAGTTATAATTGAAAAAGATAGTAAAAAAATTATTAGTTCTGATTTTTCTTATGGTAAAAACCATGACTTTAAAATTTTAAAAGATTCAAAAATTAAATTTTTACCAGAAACAACTGTTTTAGTGGATTTAGGTTATCAAGGCATACAAAAAATTAATCATAATGTTTTAATTCCTAAAAGAAAATCAAAGAAAAACCCTTTAAATAAAGAAGAAAAGCAAAATAATGAGCGAATTTCAAAAATGAGAATTGTTATTGAAAATGTTTTTGCTATACTTAAAAAATTTAAAATTATTAGTGAAAAATATCGAAATCGTAGAAAAAGATTTGCTTTAAGATTTAATTTAATAGCTTCAATTTATAATTTACAACTATTAGTTTAA
- a CDS encoding transposase family protein: MKFKKNNQISDKNFLRLTGIKHTTFNKMLEILKIEELKKRFRRGRTNKLSLENRILMTLEYWREYRTYFHIAKSYDISESSCYRNIKWIEDTLIKHPNFQQLTGQKSLLKDYFKDKTVIIDVTESQIQRPKKDKNSTTQEKRKNTQ; encoded by the coding sequence ATGAAATTTAAAAAAAATAATCAAATAAGTGATAAAAATTTTTTAAGATTAACTGGTATTAAACATACTACTTTTAATAAAATGCTAGAAATTTTAAAAATAGAAGAATTAAAAAAGAGATTTCGTCGCGGAAGAACCAATAAATTATCATTAGAAAATCGTATTTTAATGACTTTAGAATATTGAAGAGAATATAGAACTTATTTTCATATTGCAAAAAGTTATGATATTAGTGAAAGTAGTTGTTATAGAAATATCAAATGAATTGAAGACACTTTAATAAAACACCCTAATTTTCAACAACTTACTGGTCAAAAATCACTATTAAAAGATTATTTCAAAGATAAGACTGTTATAATTGATGTAACTGAAAGCCAAATCCAACGCCCAAAAAAAGACAAAAACAGCACTACTCAGGAAAAAAGAAAAAACACACAATAA
- a CDS encoding transposase: MLGQSSRIIANFINTSTLSAWYNRQKLMKSKQLAKTQKSFKKLSGIIEIDETFIKEIHKGNFKSKDDPRKLYIEPNAKNTKCCIQVAIDENLNIYAQITNTKRLKRKWVEDNLTNKLIKENSLLKTDMHPLYDLVAIQTKCKLKQVKHNASKKASYYNLKNVSKVQSSIKEFLTH, translated from the coding sequence ATGTTAGGACAATCTTCAAGAATAATTGCTAATTTTATCAACACTTCAACACTTTCAGCATGATATAATCGTCAAAAATTAATGAAATCAAAACAATTAGCAAAAACTCAAAAATCTTTTAAGAAACTTAGTGGCATCATTGAAATTGATGAAACTTTTATTAAAGAAATTCATAAAGGAAATTTTAAATCCAAAGATGACCCAAGAAAACTCTATATTGAACCTAATGCTAAAAATACAAAATGTTGTATTCAAGTAGCTATTGATGAAAACCTTAATATTTATGCACAAATTACCAATACTAAAAGACTAAAACGAAAATGGGTTGAAGATAATTTAACTAACAAACTTATTAAAGAAAATTCGCTTTTAAAAACAGATATGCACCCCTTGTATGATTTAGTTGCAATACAAACTAAATGTAAGTTAAAACAAGTTAAACATAATGCTTCTAAAAAAGCTAGTTATTATAATTTAAAAAATGTTAGCAAAGTTCAATCCAGTATAAAAGAATTTCTCACTCATTAG
- a CDS encoding IS1/IS1595 family N-terminal zinc-binding domain-containing protein, producing MIKKQKQKRLNEIDQKFRAQGIKCPKCESYHCVKNGHNSEGKQKYLCKNCRASFDAFRNHFSNFKDKYW from the coding sequence TTAATAAAAAAACAAAAACAAAAACGGTTAAATGAAATTGATCAAAAATTTAGAGCGCAAGGTATTAAATGCCCTAAATGTGAATCTTACCATTGCGTTAAAAATGGACATAATTCAGAAGGAAAACAAAAATATTTATGTAAAAATTGCCGTGCAAGTTTTGACGCTTTTCGTAATCATTTTTCTAATTTTAAAGATAAGTATTGATAA
- a CDS encoding glycine--tRNA ligase, whose amino-acid sequence MNKRMELLVNHLKEYGFVFQGSQIYGGLSNSWDYGPLGAQLKNRLQHLWWERFVTKHPLNVGLDSAIVMNSSIWKASGHLDNFYDLFVDCKSCIKRFRVDHLLSNVTVDFQKLRADELQALLKEHQVVCPNCKNNNFTSVRSFDLMFKTQQGVLANDQGVVYLRPETAQGIFVNFKNIQRSLRKKLPFGVGQIGKAFRNEITPGHFIFRTREFEQMELEFFFNPNDQTEWFDYWLNYCQQFLLDVGIKYGNFSLNEHEDSVLAHYAKRTVDIEYNFPFGKQELWGISNRSSFDLKTHSEHSGEDLSYLDSELNAKIFANVIEPSVGVGRLMLAILNDAYDVEILPDNSKRTILRLNHNLAPYYIAILPLSKQLNEEAYKLYEELANDFLATYDETQNIGKRYRRQDAIGTPYCITVDFKSLRRWRRSVTMRFRDTMVQKRVKVRKLRKYLKHLQELN is encoded by the coding sequence ATTAATAAGAGAATGGAATTGTTAGTTAATCATTTGAAGGAGTATGGCTTTGTTTTTCAGGGTTCGCAAATTTATGGTGGGTTAAGTAATAGTTGGGATTATGGTCCGTTGGGAGCACAGTTGAAAAATCGTTTGCAACATTTGTGATGGGAACGGTTTGTGACGAAGCATCCTTTGAATGTTGGACTGGATAGTGCCATTGTTATGAACAGTAGTATTTGGAAGGCTTCGGGGCATCTTGATAATTTTTACGATTTATTTGTGGATTGTAAAAGTTGTATTAAGCGGTTTCGGGTGGATCATTTGTTAAGCAATGTGACTGTTGATTTTCAAAAATTGCGTGCTGATGAATTGCAAGCCTTATTAAAAGAACATCAAGTTGTGTGCCCTAATTGTAAAAATAATAATTTTACATCGGTTCGTTCGTTTGATTTGATGTTTAAAACTCAACAAGGGGTTTTAGCAAATGATCAAGGTGTTGTTTATTTACGACCAGAAACAGCACAAGGAATTTTTGTAAATTTCAAAAATATTCAACGAAGTTTAAGGAAGAAATTGCCCTTTGGAGTTGGTCAAATTGGAAAAGCTTTTCGTAATGAAATTACTCCGGGACACTTTATTTTTCGGACAAGAGAATTTGAGCAAATGGAATTGGAATTTTTTTTTAATCCTAATGATCAAACTGAGTGGTTTGATTATTGATTAAATTATTGTCAACAATTTTTATTAGATGTTGGTATTAAATACGGTAATTTTAGTTTAAATGAACACGAAGATAGTGTTTTAGCTCATTATGCGAAGCGAACTGTGGATATTGAATATAATTTTCCTTTTGGTAAGCAAGAGTTATGGGGTATTAGTAATCGTTCTTCTTTTGATTTAAAAACGCATAGTGAACATAGTGGTGAAGATTTAAGTTATTTAGATTCAGAATTAAATGCGAAGATATTTGCGAATGTTATTGAACCGTCAGTCGGTGTTGGCAGATTAATGTTGGCCATTTTAAATGATGCTTATGATGTTGAGATTTTGCCAGATAATAGTAAACGCACGATATTGCGATTAAATCACAATTTGGCCCCTTATTATATTGCTATTTTACCTTTAAGTAAGCAATTAAATGAAGAAGCGTATAAATTATATGAAGAGTTAGCTAATGATTTTTTAGCAACTTATGATGAAACGCAAAATATTGGGAAAAGATATCGCCGTCAAGATGCTATTGGAACGCCTTATTGCATTACAGTTGATTTTAAAAGCTTAAGACGATGAAGAAGAAGTGTAACGATGCGTTTTCGCGATACGATGGTGCAAAAACGAGTAAAAGTAAGAAAATTAAGAAAATACCTTAAACATTTGCAAGAGCTAAATTAA
- the dnaG gene encoding DNA primase has translation MVNPEKISLIRMRTNITEIIGQYLKLQKKGRNYWTVCPFHEDNAPSMSISPEKQIYRCFSCQASGNVFTFLQKYKKISFLEALKEAATLVNIDLQELEQWTKNKYDNETLKIFAINALACEYFMYHLDSKIGVQAKKYLEQRNIDNKLREQFSIGLAPSEDGLVAYLQQKGYKPSELVISGLVVYQNNHFNDYFRNRIMFPIRDIEHNIIGFSSRSYLENQQPKYMNTLETNIFKKNQLLYNLSFAKNNLHQDKYLLICEGFMDIIALSKIGINNAVAIMGTSLSAQHCSILKKVTNEIILFLDGDDAGIIAAFKMISELWYHKFNVKVVNNPTTLDPDDLIKKEGAVAVRALIKNSIHPLDFVLNYFQNNLDLKKIDNVTELLKKVTPFFQLLHTAVEVNFYLNKLETITNLNKKILEQTLFAKQTIGTTDKMNPKNAGTNKNLYLNPIEKSENIIIFSLLYTKETLTNSELNNFSLIDPIKKFLLSEIISWYDKNPQAEKVNYEDFLKSLQQEQVKKSLEMIYSLYNKQEFVYRPKLINDCQETIYNYLIKLEKDKWAKKWLATNNVNEKIAIGQKIISLSKNIKREKSGQ, from the coding sequence ATGGTTAATCCTGAAAAAATTTCTCTCATTAGAATGAGAACTAATATTACTGAAATTATTGGTCAATATTTAAAATTGCAAAAAAAAGGTCGTAATTATTGAACAGTTTGTCCTTTTCACGAAGATAATGCACCTTCAATGAGTATTTCTCCTGAAAAACAAATTTATCGGTGTTTTTCTTGTCAAGCTTCTGGAAATGTCTTTACCTTTTTGCAAAAATATAAAAAAATTTCCTTTTTAGAAGCTTTAAAAGAAGCAGCCACACTTGTAAATATTGATTTACAAGAATTAGAGCAATGAACAAAAAATAAATATGATAATGAAACTTTGAAAATATTTGCGATTAATGCTTTAGCTTGTGAATACTTTATGTATCATTTAGATAGCAAAATTGGTGTTCAAGCAAAAAAATATTTAGAACAGCGAAATATTGATAATAAGTTAAGAGAACAATTTAGTATTGGATTGGCACCTAGCGAAGATGGACTAGTAGCATATTTACAACAAAAAGGTTATAAACCTAGTGAATTAGTTATTTCTGGTTTAGTTGTTTATCAAAATAATCATTTTAATGATTATTTTAGAAATCGGATTATGTTTCCGATTCGGGATATAGAACATAATATCATTGGTTTTTCGAGTCGTTCATATTTGGAAAATCAACAACCAAAGTATATGAATACCTTAGAAACTAATATTTTTAAAAAAAATCAATTATTGTATAACTTAAGTTTTGCAAAAAATAATTTGCATCAAGATAAGTATTTATTAATTTGTGAAGGATTTATGGATATTATTGCTTTAAGCAAAATTGGCATTAACAATGCCGTTGCCATTATGGGAACAAGTTTAAGTGCACAACATTGTTCAATATTAAAAAAAGTTACTAATGAAATTATTTTATTTTTGGATGGTGATGATGCTGGAATTATAGCTGCGTTTAAAATGATTAGTGAATTATGGTATCACAAATTTAATGTTAAAGTAGTAAACAATCCAACAACATTGGATCCCGATGATTTAATTAAAAAAGAAGGTGCAGTAGCAGTTCGTGCTTTAATTAAAAATAGTATTCATCCTTTAGATTTTGTTTTAAATTATTTTCAAAATAACTTAGATTTAAAGAAAATTGATAATGTGACTGAACTTTTAAAAAAAGTTACTCCATTTTTTCAGTTATTACATACTGCTGTTGAAGTAAATTTTTATTTAAATAAATTGGAAACAATAACTAATTTGAATAAAAAAATCCTTGAACAAACATTGTTTGCTAAGCAAACAATAGGAACTACTGATAAAATGAATCCTAAAAATGCTGGGACTAATAAGAATTTATATTTAAATCCAATTGAGAAATCGGAAAATATTATTATATTTTCGTTGCTTTATACAAAAGAAACATTAACTAATAGCGAATTAAATAATTTTTCCTTAATTGATCCCATTAAAAAATTTTTATTATCAGAAATTATTAGTTGATATGATAAAAATCCGCAAGCAGAGAAAGTAAATTATGAAGATTTTCTAAAATCATTACAACAAGAACAAGTAAAAAAGTCGTTAGAAATGATTTATAGCCTTTATAATAAACAAGAATTTGTTTATCGTCCTAAGTTAATTAATGATTGTCAAGAAACTATTTATAATTACTTAATTAAATTAGAAAAAGATAAATGAGCAAAAAAATGATTAGCAACTAATAATGTTAATGAAAAAATAGCAATTGGGCAAAAAATTATTAGTTTGTCAAAAAATATTAAAAGAGAAAAGAGTGGTCAATAG
- a CDS encoding sigma-70 family RNA polymerase sigma factor — protein MRKRIFKKIKTFDEIKYDLLKKIKKNDNHISQEEVLKAFEMLDIEDGLLESFINELQNDGVVWTDLVDDDKVDIDLEHSDFEDDDIIINFKNNGPSISNETKIHDIIKAYFNRLGSSKILTKEEEVKYARMLDSSDLEIKQYGRNKLIISNLKLVVSVARRHTNRGLDFSDLIEEGNIGLMKAVDRFDYRRGFKFSTYATWWIRQAITRAIADQARTIRIPVHMVETINKLTRIERQLTQELGREPTHTEVAEKIGLGMTAEKVREIKRLSMEPVSLEKPIGEEDDTHFADFVEDKDIFSPDDYAERESLREQLDKVFEEILNKREEKVIRMRFGLLPTKIRSLIDLAEEGSEKDELISEIMNLDFKFDTPIEKVINLNDYVIDKHLTKYDSPKTLEEVGSEFGVTRERIRQIEAKACRKLRSPSKSRVLKDFYKG, from the coding sequence ATGCGAAAAAGAATATTTAAAAAAATAAAAACTTTTGATGAGATTAAGTATGACTTATTAAAAAAGATTAAAAAAAATGATAATCATATTAGTCAAGAAGAGGTTTTAAAAGCATTTGAAATGTTAGATATTGAAGATGGACTCTTAGAATCTTTTATTAATGAACTACAAAATGATGGTGTTGTTTGAACCGATTTAGTTGATGATGATAAAGTTGATATTGATTTAGAACATTCTGATTTTGAAGATGATGATATTATTATTAACTTTAAAAATAATGGTCCAAGTATTTCTAATGAAACTAAAATTCATGACATTATTAAAGCCTATTTTAATCGTTTAGGTTCAAGTAAAATTTTAACAAAAGAAGAAGAAGTAAAATATGCAAGAATGTTGGATTCATCTGATCTTGAAATTAAGCAATATGGACGAAATAAGTTAATTATTTCTAACTTAAAGTTAGTTGTTTCAGTAGCTAGAAGGCATACTAATCGTGGTTTAGATTTTTCAGATTTAATTGAAGAAGGAAATATTGGTTTAATGAAAGCAGTTGATCGTTTTGATTATCGCCGCGGATTTAAATTTTCTACTTATGCAACTTGATGAATTCGTCAAGCAATTACAAGAGCGATTGCTGATCAAGCAAGAACGATTAGAATACCGGTTCATATGGTAGAAACTATTAATAAATTAACAAGAATTGAACGCCAATTAACTCAAGAATTAGGTCGGGAACCAACCCACACTGAAGTTGCCGAAAAAATTGGTTTGGGAATGACTGCTGAAAAAGTTCGTGAAATTAAACGATTGTCAATGGAACCAGTTTCTTTAGAAAAACCAATTGGCGAAGAAGATGATACACACTTTGCTGATTTTGTTGAAGACAAAGATATTTTTTCACCAGATGATTATGCTGAACGAGAATCATTACGAGAACAATTAGATAAGGTTTTTGAAGAAATCTTAAATAAACGTGAGGAAAAGGTTATTCGGATGCGTTTTGGCTTACTACCAACTAAAATTCGATCGCTAATTGATTTAGCAGAAGAAGGAAGCGAAAAAGATGAATTAATTAGTGAAATAATGAATTTAGATTTTAAGTTTGATACGCCAATTGAAAAAGTAATTAATTTAAATGATTATGTTATTGATAAACATTTAACTAAGTATGATTCACCAAAAACATTAGAAGAAGTTGGTAGTGAATTTGGTGTTACCAGAGAAAGAATTCGGCAAATTGAAGCTAAAGCTTGTCGTAAACTAAGAAGTCCTTCAAAGTCAAGAGTTTTGAAAGATTTTTATAAAGGTTAA
- a CDS encoding class I SAM-dependent methyltransferase yields MKLSHRLATIANLVNPNDIVADIACDHGLVAIYLVKKKGMNNIFVSDINPKALAQAQKNIIQNQLQNNIFPILGDGIKWINASDNINCVIIAGLGAKTIINILTNDYQSINRYIIQTNNEMSKIRKWVQDHNYFIEDELLIKDNNFIYEIIVINKTHGSLIVNDEQIMFGLNLENKYELLFKKMWTDKLFHYENNINKLTPNQINAIMNLQVLLIRNKLQKQKEK; encoded by the coding sequence ATGAAACTATCTCATCGTTTAGCAACAATTGCTAATTTAGTTAATCCTAATGATATTGTTGCTGATATTGCTTGTGACCACGGTTTAGTTGCTATTTATTTAGTAAAGAAAAAAGGAATGAATAATATTTTTGTTAGTGATATTAATCCTAAAGCATTAGCACAAGCTCAGAAAAATATTATTCAAAATCAATTACAAAATAATATTTTTCCAATTTTAGGAGATGGCATTAAATGAATTAATGCTAGTGATAACATTAATTGTGTTATTATTGCGGGATTAGGTGCCAAAACAATTATTAATATTTTAACTAATGATTATCAATCAATTAATCGTTATATAATTCAAACAAATAATGAAATGTCTAAAATTCGTAAATGAGTCCAAGACCACAATTATTTTATTGAAGACGAATTATTAATTAAAGATAATAATTTTATTTATGAGATTATTGTTATTAATAAAACGCACGGTTCTTTAATTGTTAATGATGAGCAAATTATGTTTGGACTAAATTTAGAAAATAAATATGAGTTATTATTTAAGAAAATGTGAACCGACAAACTTTTTCATTATGAAAATAATATCAATAAATTAACCCCAAATCAAATTAATGCCATAATGAATTTACAAGTTTTATTAATTAGAAATAAATTGCAAAAGCAAAAGGAGAAATAA
- the efp gene encoding elongation factor P: MINVNDLRNGMTFKHSGNLFLILDIGRAQAGRGQANVKAKVKNLRSNAIINLTFTSGDKVERAHLDKRVMQYLYSDGNNLIFMDNESYEQVEINKTKMAWELKFLTSNLPVQVLQYDNEILTISLPDKVTLKIIEAEQAVKGDSSSSPSKRAVVETGLALQVPLFINADDYIVVSTVDGKYQHRA; encoded by the coding sequence ATGATTAATGTTAATGATTTACGCAATGGTATGACTTTTAAACATAGTGGTAATCTATTTTTAATCTTAGATATAGGTCGTGCTCAAGCTGGAAGAGGTCAAGCAAATGTTAAAGCTAAAGTTAAAAATTTGCGAAGCAATGCAATTATTAATTTAACTTTTACTAGTGGTGATAAAGTTGAACGGGCGCATCTTGATAAACGCGTGATGCAATATTTATATAGTGATGGCAATAACTTGATTTTTATGGATAATGAAAGTTATGAACAAGTTGAAATTAATAAAACAAAAATGGCATGAGAATTAAAGTTTTTAACTTCTAATTTACCAGTTCAAGTATTACAATATGATAATGAAATTTTAACTATTTCGTTACCAGATAAAGTAACTTTAAAAATTATTGAAGCTGAACAAGCCGTTAAAGGTGATAGTAGTTCTTCGCCAAGTAAAAGAGCAGTTGTTGAAACTGGATTAGCATTACAAGTACCATTATTTATTAATGCAGATGATTATATTGTTGTTTCCACAGTTGATGGTAAATATCAACACCGAGCTTAA